Proteins from a genomic interval of Gordonia sp. SL306:
- a CDS encoding alpha-hydroxy-acid oxidizing protein: MTPDYGAFQLEIYLAGTQGVLPRYPVDSESLERKAQEVLPPWIWSYVTGGCGNERTQRANVDAFDKWGIVPRMGVGATERDLSVDLFGTTLPSPVFMAPIGVIGICAQDFHGDLAVARAAERTGVPAVQSTLSMDPVEETGAIHQETPGFFQLYMPKDRDLALSFIQRAEQAGYQGIAVTLDTWTPGWRPRDLNTSNFPQLRGMCVSNYFTDPNFLGKLAKSPEEDLPSAVLQWAVSFGQPVSWDDLAWIREVTDLPVIPKGICHPDDVRRAVDVGADAIYCSNHGGRQANGGLSALQHLPDVVAAAGDTPVLFDSGVRSGSDVVLALALGATAVGIGRSYAYALAVGGEDGLVHHLRSILAEADLLMAINGYPTIADLRADGALQRAM, translated from the coding sequence CCGGACTACGGGGCTTTCCAACTGGAGATCTACCTGGCCGGTACGCAAGGCGTGCTCCCCCGCTACCCGGTTGACTCCGAGTCCCTCGAGCGCAAGGCGCAGGAGGTGCTGCCGCCCTGGATCTGGTCGTACGTGACGGGTGGCTGCGGGAATGAACGGACCCAGCGCGCGAATGTCGACGCGTTCGACAAGTGGGGCATCGTGCCTCGGATGGGCGTCGGGGCGACCGAACGTGACCTGTCGGTCGACTTGTTCGGGACCACGCTGCCGTCGCCGGTCTTCATGGCACCGATCGGGGTGATCGGGATCTGCGCCCAGGACTTCCACGGCGATCTCGCCGTCGCGCGAGCCGCGGAGCGCACCGGGGTTCCGGCCGTACAGTCCACGCTGTCCATGGACCCGGTCGAGGAGACCGGTGCGATCCACCAGGAGACGCCGGGATTCTTCCAGCTCTACATGCCCAAGGATCGTGACCTCGCATTGAGTTTCATCCAGCGTGCGGAGCAGGCCGGATACCAGGGGATCGCCGTCACCCTGGACACCTGGACACCGGGCTGGCGCCCGCGGGATCTCAACACCTCCAACTTTCCGCAGCTCCGCGGCATGTGTGTCTCCAACTACTTCACCGACCCCAATTTCCTGGGCAAGCTCGCCAAGAGTCCGGAGGAGGACCTGCCATCGGCCGTCCTGCAGTGGGCGGTGAGCTTCGGCCAACCGGTCAGCTGGGACGATCTGGCCTGGATCCGTGAGGTGACGGATCTGCCCGTCATTCCGAAGGGGATCTGCCATCCCGACGACGTCCGCCGCGCCGTCGACGTCGGCGCCGACGCCATCTACTGCTCGAATCACGGTGGGCGCCAAGCCAATGGTGGACTCTCTGCCTTGCAGCACCTACCCGATGTGGTGGCCGCGGCAGGTGACACACCAGTCCTGTTCGACTCGGGGGTGCGCAGTGGCAGCGACGTCGTCCTGGCCCTCGCACTCGGCGCCACCGCCGTCGGCATCGGCCGCTCCTATGCCTACGCGCTGGCCGTCGGCGGCGAGGACGGCCTGGTCCATCACCTCCGGTCGATCCTGGCCGAGGCCGACCTGCTGATGGCGATCAACGGCTATCCGACGATTGCCGACCTCCGGGCCGACGGGGCTCTTCAGCGCGCCATGTAG
- a CDS encoding pyridoxamine 5'-phosphate oxidase family protein, which yields MTEKHTLPQADTLPALSEPLVDRPRFPDGYGVSESLDGTRSWASVEIRLVESTHYWLTSVRPDGAPHAVPRWGVWVDGRFFYDGAPTTRHTRNVEANPACTLTLESGSDVVIIEGASVAVCARPDGLGARLAEAFGKYADQDYRPEPDSWQSPADGGGLRTITPRRGFAWSAFPTDCTRFTFRLT from the coding sequence ATGACCGAGAAGCACACGCTGCCGCAGGCGGATACTCTGCCGGCGCTATCCGAGCCGCTCGTAGACCGCCCCCGTTTCCCCGATGGTTACGGGGTCAGCGAGAGCCTCGACGGGACGCGCTCGTGGGCGTCGGTCGAGATACGCCTCGTGGAATCAACGCACTACTGGCTGACGTCGGTGCGACCGGACGGCGCTCCCCACGCCGTCCCCCGCTGGGGTGTCTGGGTCGATGGCCGATTCTTCTACGACGGCGCCCCGACGACCCGGCACACACGCAACGTCGAAGCCAACCCCGCCTGCACGCTCACCTTGGAGAGCGGGTCGGACGTGGTGATCATCGAAGGGGCCTCGGTTGCGGTGTGCGCACGGCCCGACGGTCTTGGCGCCCGGCTCGCCGAGGCATTCGGAAAGTATGCCGACCAGGACTACCGGCCCGAACCGGACTCTTGGCAGTCCCCGGCCGACGGTGGCGGTCTGCGGACGATCACGCCGCGACGCGGCTTCGCGTGGTCGGCATTCCCCACCGACTGCACGCGCTTCACCTTCCGACTCACCTGA
- a CDS encoding pyridine nucleotide-disulfide oxidoreductase — MTFHDSSPRPAITYIDDADRPAPRRRWQLARHAGLLVACSGFTLLAACSVSFSTDSESPVEKTSDIAAGECLQIADKADDEGKVRATKVACDSDGLTFYAASTVATDGACAGENSASLSFPGDPQKLCMTPNFVNGECYQIPMPGGQLVDYRESDCTATPAQTTVIAEAMSRADESVTCTHDQTKWSFSQPNSLGYCLRAIEPA; from the coding sequence ATGACGTTCCACGATTCCTCTCCGCGCCCGGCCATCACCTACATCGACGACGCCGACCGACCAGCACCGCGCCGGCGATGGCAACTCGCCCGCCACGCCGGTCTGTTGGTCGCCTGCTCGGGCTTCACCCTGCTCGCCGCGTGCAGCGTGTCCTTCAGTACCGACAGCGAGAGCCCTGTCGAGAAGACCTCCGACATCGCGGCGGGCGAATGTCTACAGATCGCGGACAAGGCCGATGACGAAGGGAAGGTGCGCGCCACCAAGGTCGCTTGCGACTCCGACGGGCTCACCTTCTACGCCGCCTCGACGGTCGCGACCGATGGTGCCTGCGCCGGCGAGAACAGCGCCAGCCTCTCGTTCCCCGGTGATCCTCAGAAGCTCTGTATGACACCCAATTTCGTCAACGGAGAGTGCTACCAGATACCGATGCCCGGTGGGCAACTTGTCGACTACCGGGAGAGTGACTGCACGGCCACGCCCGCGCAGACGACGGTCATCGCCGAAGCGATGTCACGCGCGGACGAGTCGGTGACCTGTACCCATGACCAGACCAAGTGGTCGTTCTCCCAGCCGAATTCGCTCGGATACTGCCTGCGCGCAATCGAGCCGGCCTGA
- a CDS encoding DUF222 domain-containing protein: MSGSAWSLSSWWGVSSPWPDVAPLFTGGVPAEEIPDADTNDLVGSFVSLQRGQSFLAWQKYQTAAELHARIVGTTPDPHALFLKDSFADCAARIAMALSISQQAAEKIINQALALRDRLPQIAERLRDGKISAELVATIISRTDLVDGHDYAEAVDAEIAAALDLHDGAWSRERVQDMVDRIVFRHDPDGVREHRRRALDARGVWVHDGKDGTSKFTATMAAENARIAMATVRALAATACEFDGRTKLQRASDATFALMTGTPFECQCGRAECTAQIPEPTATPQVDSKVIIHVIADESTVAGTADNAGFLAGHGVISDDHVRDLVARPDAVVTPLVPPGTQPNPDGTITLPAYLPSEPYRPSSALDLFVRIRDGYSVIPGSSVSSFDGDLDHVVEYDHQHPARGGQTTADNLNAKDRFGHLLKTFGEWVDDQYRDHTGRLRTEFTTPEGLIIPGDPEHLDVLFPGLLRIRFTAPAQGPPRTAVEPPIPPPRLQSRVSAKHARRQQERERNRKRRISEADD; this comes from the coding sequence GTGTCGGGTTCGGCGTGGTCGCTGTCGTCGTGGTGGGGTGTCTCCTCGCCGTGGCCCGATGTGGCACCGCTGTTCACCGGTGGGGTGCCCGCCGAGGAGATCCCCGACGCGGACACCAACGACCTGGTTGGCTCCTTCGTCTCCCTGCAGCGCGGTCAGTCTTTTCTGGCGTGGCAGAAATACCAGACCGCAGCCGAACTGCATGCCCGCATCGTCGGCACCACCCCGGACCCGCATGCGCTGTTCCTCAAAGACAGCTTCGCCGACTGCGCCGCGCGGATCGCGATGGCGTTGAGCATCTCCCAACAGGCCGCGGAAAAGATCATCAATCAAGCTCTCGCCCTACGGGACCGGTTGCCGCAGATCGCCGAACGGCTCCGGGACGGGAAGATCTCGGCCGAGTTGGTCGCCACGATCATCTCGCGCACCGATCTGGTCGACGGTCACGACTACGCAGAGGCGGTCGACGCAGAGATCGCCGCGGCTCTGGATCTGCACGACGGTGCGTGGTCCCGCGAACGCGTGCAGGACATGGTCGATCGGATCGTGTTCCGCCACGACCCGGACGGGGTACGCGAGCATCGCAGACGTGCGCTCGATGCCCGCGGGGTGTGGGTGCACGACGGCAAGGACGGCACCTCGAAGTTCACGGCGACGATGGCGGCGGAGAACGCGCGGATCGCGATGGCCACGGTCAGGGCACTCGCTGCGACCGCCTGTGAGTTCGATGGGCGCACGAAACTGCAGCGGGCCTCGGATGCGACATTCGCGTTGATGACCGGGACTCCGTTCGAATGCCAGTGCGGCCGGGCCGAGTGCACCGCACAGATCCCCGAACCGACAGCGACGCCGCAGGTCGACAGCAAGGTGATCATCCACGTCATCGCCGACGAATCCACCGTCGCCGGCACCGCCGACAATGCCGGGTTCCTCGCCGGGCACGGCGTCATCTCCGACGACCACGTGCGCGATCTGGTCGCGCGCCCGGACGCGGTGGTCACACCTCTCGTACCGCCTGGTACGCAGCCGAACCCGGACGGCACCATCACGCTGCCGGCGTATCTGCCGTCGGAACCGTACCGACCGTCGTCGGCACTGGATCTGTTCGTGCGGATTCGTGACGGCTACAGCGTGATCCCCGGCTCCTCGGTGTCGTCATTCGACGGCGACCTCGACCACGTCGTCGAATACGACCACCAGCATCCGGCTCGTGGTGGTCAGACCACCGCGGACAACCTGAACGCCAAAGACCGCTTCGGGCACCTGCTCAAGACGTTCGGCGAATGGGTCGACGATCAGTACCGCGACCACACCGGCCGCCTGCGCACCGAGTTCACCACACCCGAAGGGCTGATCATCCCGGGCGATCCCGAACATCTCGACGTCCTGTTCCCCGGGCTGCTGCGGATCCGGTTCACGGCGCCGGCTCAGGGGCCGCCGCGCACCGCAGTAGAGCCGCCAATACCACCCCCTCGGTTGCAGAGTCGGGTGTCAGCCAAACACGCCCGCAGACAGCAGGAACGCGAACGCAACCGCAAACGCCGGATCAGCGAGGCCGACGACTAG
- the ppk2 gene encoding polyphosphate kinase 2 has translation MGKKKSKKKSHGKKHATRETSSASGHAESHQSDSAPTSPMKNKEFRELVKPLHAELVAMQEWVRATGAKVCVIFEGRDTAGKGGVIKAITERVSPRVFRVVALPTPTEREKSQMFLQRYVPHLPAAGEVVIFDRSWYNRAGVERVMGFCTEEQSTQFLADVPEFERAVVRSGVLLIKYWLEVSEDEQTLRLQSRIDDPRKYWKLSPMDVKSYTHWDDYSQARDDMFRYSDTGWAPWYVANTDDKKRGRLNIISHLLDQVPYTPLAAPDIELPERVRSGYTSPHLAVTEVPVRY, from the coding sequence GTGGGTAAGAAGAAATCCAAGAAGAAGTCGCACGGAAAGAAGCATGCGACCCGCGAAACGTCGTCGGCGTCAGGGCATGCGGAAAGCCACCAATCAGATTCGGCACCAACATCTCCGATGAAGAACAAGGAGTTCCGGGAGTTGGTGAAGCCGCTCCACGCCGAACTCGTCGCCATGCAGGAGTGGGTGCGCGCCACCGGCGCCAAGGTCTGCGTGATCTTCGAGGGGCGTGACACCGCGGGCAAGGGTGGCGTCATCAAGGCGATCACCGAACGCGTCAGTCCTCGTGTGTTCCGAGTCGTGGCGTTGCCGACCCCCACCGAGCGCGAGAAGTCGCAGATGTTCTTGCAGCGGTACGTGCCCCATCTGCCGGCGGCGGGCGAGGTGGTGATCTTCGACCGCAGTTGGTACAACCGGGCGGGCGTGGAGCGGGTGATGGGATTCTGCACCGAGGAACAGTCCACGCAGTTCCTCGCTGACGTCCCCGAGTTCGAGCGTGCCGTGGTCCGGTCCGGGGTCCTGCTGATCAAGTACTGGCTCGAGGTCAGCGAAGACGAACAGACCCTTCGCCTGCAGAGCCGGATCGACGACCCGCGCAAGTACTGGAAACTGTCGCCGATGGACGTGAAGTCGTATACCCATTGGGACGACTACTCGCAGGCCCGCGACGACATGTTCCGCTACAGCGACACCGGGTGGGCGCCGTGGTACGTCGCGAACACCGACGACAAGAAGCGTGGACGGCTCAACATCATCAGCCACCTGCTCGACCAGGTTCCGTACACGCCTCTGGCCGCGCCGGACATCGAACTTCCCGAACGGGTCCGTAGTGGGTACACCAGCCCTCACCTGGCCGTGACCGAGGTTCCGGTGCGGTACTGA